A single genomic interval of Oceanithermus profundus DSM 14977 harbors:
- the secA gene encoding preprotein translocase subunit SecA, producing the protein MLGLLKKLFDNNDREVQRYFRQVVEPTNALEAEVQKIDDLAAAYAEARQQHENGKPLDELLPWVFALARESARRYLGLRPYDVQLVGGAVLHDGRIAEMKTGEGKTLVATLPVALNALTGKGVHLVTVNDYLARRDAEWMRPVYHGLGLEVGVIQHDTPPPERRKAYLADITYVTNSELGFDYLRDNMSLSPDQLVLRHDHPLHYAIVDEVDSILIDEARTPLIISGPAEKATDLYYKMAEVALKLERGEKPEPGEKDKEPTGDYTIEEKQRHVQLTERGIERAEKLLGIPGLFSPENMEKAHMLIQAIRAKELYHRDQDYIVQDGQVIIVDEFTGRLMPGRRFGEGLHQAIEAKEGVKIERENQTLATITYQNFFRQYDKTAGMTGTAKTEEKEFQEIYGMDVIVVPTNRPVIRQDHADVVYRTEQGKFMSVVEEIAQRYEKGQPVLVGTINIDKSERLSAMLREPRYYLPRVEMRVNLLLKAIQKKSGPEWEKLKKALARPANLREKTLEEFEPLFQGAGGNLADAWEQLKFAVHTLEIIRKGIPHQVLNAKYHEKEAEIVAQAGRSGTITIATNMAGRGTDIKLGGNPEEIAKNILEKQGLDRYEWKVELFVKKLIQGEEDEARKLAAELEVADETIEEIKKIRDEAKIDEQRVKELGGLAIIGTERHESRRIDNQLRGRSGRQGDPGESRFYVSFDDELMRLFASDRVVGMLDRMGFDDSEPIEHKMVTGAIERAQKRVEDRNFGIRKQLLQFDDVMARQREVIYEQRRMVLLGKDEEVKEAALAMVEDTVAAVAENYLNPEIHKDDWDLDGLKLALVDIVPAFENYDFEALRELEAPEAIDKVVEAAFGFYEEREQELSPQVMRAVERFVILSIVDSDWKEHLHNLDVLRQGIGLRSYAQKDPFQEYKFEATRLFNEMIAHIKSESAKFFFRLKVEAEPPKPQVYVPVPEKKPQPVKADAKAAASKRGGKRQEPKKKIGRNDPCWCGSGKKYKHCHGKNA; encoded by the coding sequence ATGCTGGGTCTTCTCAAAAAACTCTTCGACAACAACGACCGCGAAGTGCAGCGCTACTTCCGCCAGGTCGTCGAGCCCACCAACGCCCTCGAAGCGGAGGTCCAGAAGATCGACGATCTGGCCGCCGCCTACGCCGAGGCCCGCCAGCAGCACGAAAACGGCAAGCCCTTGGACGAGCTGCTGCCCTGGGTCTTCGCGCTCGCGCGCGAGTCGGCGCGGCGCTACCTGGGCCTGCGCCCCTACGACGTCCAGCTCGTCGGCGGCGCGGTGCTGCACGACGGCCGCATCGCCGAGATGAAGACGGGTGAGGGGAAGACCCTCGTGGCCACGCTGCCCGTGGCCCTCAACGCCCTCACCGGCAAAGGGGTGCACCTGGTCACGGTCAACGACTACCTGGCCCGGCGCGACGCCGAGTGGATGCGGCCCGTCTACCACGGGCTGGGGCTCGAGGTGGGGGTGATCCAGCACGACACCCCGCCGCCCGAGCGGCGCAAGGCCTACCTGGCCGACATCACCTACGTCACCAACTCCGAGCTCGGTTTCGACTACCTGCGCGACAACATGTCGCTCAGCCCCGACCAGCTGGTGCTGCGCCACGACCACCCGCTCCACTACGCCATCGTGGACGAGGTCGATTCGATCCTCATCGACGAGGCGCGCACGCCGCTGATCATCTCCGGTCCGGCCGAGAAGGCCACCGACCTCTACTACAAGATGGCCGAGGTGGCCCTCAAGCTCGAGCGCGGCGAGAAGCCCGAACCCGGCGAAAAGGACAAGGAGCCCACGGGCGACTACACCATCGAGGAAAAGCAACGCCACGTCCAGCTCACCGAGCGCGGCATCGAGCGCGCCGAGAAGCTCCTCGGCATCCCCGGCCTCTTCAGCCCCGAGAACATGGAGAAGGCCCACATGCTCATCCAGGCCATCCGGGCCAAGGAGCTCTACCACCGCGACCAGGACTACATCGTCCAGGACGGCCAGGTCATCATCGTGGACGAGTTCACCGGCCGCCTGATGCCGGGCCGCCGCTTCGGCGAGGGGCTGCACCAGGCCATCGAGGCCAAGGAGGGCGTCAAGATCGAGCGCGAGAACCAGACGCTCGCCACGATCACCTACCAGAACTTCTTCCGCCAGTACGACAAGACCGCGGGCATGACCGGCACGGCCAAGACCGAGGAGAAGGAGTTCCAGGAGATCTACGGCATGGACGTCATCGTCGTGCCGACCAACCGCCCGGTCATCCGCCAGGACCACGCCGACGTCGTCTACCGCACCGAGCAGGGCAAGTTCATGTCGGTCGTCGAGGAGATCGCGCAGCGCTACGAGAAGGGCCAGCCCGTCCTCGTGGGGACGATCAACATCGACAAGTCCGAGCGGCTCTCGGCGATGCTGCGCGAGCCGCGCTACTACCTGCCGCGCGTCGAGATGCGCGTCAACCTGCTGCTCAAGGCCATCCAGAAGAAGTCGGGGCCGGAGTGGGAGAAGCTGAAGAAGGCCCTGGCGCGGCCCGCCAACCTGCGCGAGAAGACGCTCGAGGAGTTCGAACCCCTCTTCCAGGGGGCGGGCGGCAACCTGGCCGACGCCTGGGAGCAGCTGAAGTTTGCGGTGCACACCCTCGAGATCATCCGCAAGGGCATCCCCCACCAGGTGCTCAACGCCAAGTACCACGAGAAGGAAGCCGAGATCGTGGCCCAGGCGGGCCGGTCGGGGACGATCACCATCGCCACCAACATGGCCGGCCGCGGTACCGACATCAAGCTCGGCGGCAACCCCGAGGAGATCGCCAAGAACATCCTCGAGAAGCAGGGCCTCGACCGCTACGAGTGGAAGGTCGAGCTCTTCGTCAAGAAGCTGATCCAGGGCGAGGAGGACGAGGCCCGGAAGCTCGCGGCCGAGCTCGAGGTTGCGGACGAGACGATCGAGGAGATCAAGAAGATCCGCGACGAAGCCAAGATCGACGAGCAGCGGGTCAAGGAGCTGGGCGGCCTCGCCATCATCGGTACCGAACGCCACGAATCGCGCCGCATCGACAACCAGCTGCGCGGTCGCAGCGGCCGCCAGGGCGACCCGGGCGAGAGCCGTTTCTACGTCTCCTTCGATGACGAGCTGATGCGGCTCTTCGCATCAGACCGCGTGGTCGGCATGCTCGACCGCATGGGCTTCGACGACTCCGAGCCGATCGAGCACAAGATGGTCACGGGGGCGATCGAGCGGGCGCAGAAGCGCGTGGAGGACCGCAACTTCGGCATCCGCAAGCAGCTCTTGCAGTTCGACGACGTGATGGCGCGCCAGCGCGAGGTCATCTACGAGCAGCGGCGCATGGTCCTCCTGGGCAAGGACGAGGAGGTCAAGGAGGCGGCGCTCGCCATGGTGGAGGACACCGTGGCCGCCGTGGCCGAGAACTACCTCAACCCCGAAATCCACAAGGACGACTGGGACCTCGACGGCCTGAAGCTCGCCCTCGTGGACATCGTCCCCGCCTTCGAGAACTACGACTTCGAGGCGCTGCGCGAGCTCGAGGCCCCCGAGGCGATCGACAAGGTGGTGGAGGCGGCCTTCGGCTTCTACGAGGAACGCGAGCAGGAGCTCAGCCCGCAGGTCATGCGCGCGGTGGAGCGCTTCGTCATCCTCTCCATCGTCGACTCCGACTGGAAGGAACACCTGCACAACCTCGACGTGCTGCGCCAGGGCATCGGCCTGCGTTCCTACGCCCAGAAGGACCCCTTCCAGGAGTACAAGTTCGAGGCGACGCGGCTCTTCAACGAGATGATCGCCCACATCAAGAGCGAGTCGGCCAAGTTCTTCTTCCGCCTCAAGGTGGAGGCCGAGCCGCCCAAGCCGCAGGTCTACGTTCCCGTACCGGAAAAGAAGCCCCAGCCCGTCAAGGCCGACGCCAAGGCCGCCGCCAGCAAGCGCGGCGGCAAGCGCCAGGAGCCCAAGAAGAAGATCGGGCGCAACGACCCCTGTTGGTGCGGCAGCGGCAAGAAGTACAAGCACTGCCACGGCAAGAACGCCTGA
- a CDS encoding methyltransferase, producing the protein MELVEYHTLTTLPTPAGPLWIKRGAPGLEDPAYRLLADAVEPRGTRAIDLNPGVGVASLPLLAAGLEVHAWEDRRSALRALEASAAAHPGLRVHAALPWQVPEAAYGTALLVFGADRGNAWVQAQIRAAARALEPGGLLWVAGDKKLGFERYLGWARELVGGGEVVARAKGVRVAVLERAPGPAPEARGEPEPLEAELRGRRLTFWVWPGVFSADAVDPATRLLLEHLPADVEGARVLDLGAGYGALSLPLACEGAQVTLLEHQLASVESARRSFRAAGRSAAVHHSDVDEALQENEVYDIVVSNPPFHVGGRVVLDVAEAFVAAAHRRTRPGGRFYLVANPFLKYEVWMHDRFGNVRTLHAGRYKVLLAVKQP; encoded by the coding sequence GTGGAGCTCGTGGAGTACCACACCCTCACAACCCTGCCGACCCCTGCGGGCCCGCTCTGGATCAAGCGCGGCGCCCCCGGCCTGGAGGACCCCGCCTACCGGTTGCTGGCCGATGCGGTCGAACCCCGGGGAACGCGGGCGATCGACCTCAACCCGGGGGTGGGGGTTGCGTCGTTGCCGCTGCTGGCCGCGGGGCTCGAGGTGCACGCTTGGGAGGACCGGCGCTCGGCCCTGCGGGCGCTCGAGGCCAGCGCCGCGGCGCATCCGGGCCTGCGGGTCCACGCCGCCCTGCCCTGGCAGGTACCCGAGGCGGCCTACGGCACGGCCCTGCTCGTCTTCGGGGCCGACCGCGGCAACGCCTGGGTGCAGGCGCAGATTCGGGCGGCCGCGCGGGCGCTCGAACCCGGCGGCCTGCTCTGGGTGGCCGGCGACAAGAAGCTCGGCTTCGAACGCTACCTCGGCTGGGCGCGCGAGCTCGTCGGCGGCGGCGAGGTGGTCGCGCGCGCCAAGGGGGTGCGCGTCGCCGTCCTGGAACGCGCCCCCGGTCCGGCCCCGGAGGCGCGGGGCGAACCCGAACCCCTGGAGGCCGAGCTGCGCGGCCGGCGGCTGACCTTCTGGGTCTGGCCCGGGGTCTTCTCCGCGGACGCGGTGGACCCCGCCACCCGCCTGCTGCTGGAACACCTGCCCGCAGACGTCGAGGGGGCCCGCGTGCTCGACCTGGGCGCCGGGTACGGAGCCCTCAGCCTTCCCCTGGCCTGTGAAGGCGCGCAGGTGACGTTGCTCGAGCACCAGCTCGCCTCGGTGGAGAGCGCCAGGCGCAGCTTTCGCGCCGCCGGCCGGTCCGCGGCGGTGCATCACTCCGACGTTGATGAAGCATTGCAAGAAAACGAAGTTTATGATATAGTAGTATCAAACCCCCCCTTCCATGTTGGGGGTCGCGTTGTTTTGGACGTAGCCGAGGCTTTCGTGGCCGCAGCCCATCGACGTACACGACCTGGAGGTCGGTTTTACCTGGTGGCCAACCCGTTTCTAAAATACGAAGTCTGGATGCACGACCGGTTCGGCAACGTGCGCACGTTGCACGCTGGCCGTTACAAAGTGCTGCTTGCCGTAAAGCAACCCTGA
- the tsaD gene encoding tRNA (adenosine(37)-N6)-threonylcarbamoyltransferase complex transferase subunit TsaD produces MLVLGIETSCDDTGVGLVQDGRVRVNLVASQTLLHAEYGGVVPELASREHAQVLDRLVARALDEAGVRPRDLDLVAATRGPGLVGPLLVGLGYAKGLAWSLERPFLGVHHLEGHLHGALAEAPVEPPFLVLIASGGHTHLYRVEAWGRYELLGATRDDAAGEAFDKVARTLGLGYPGGPEIERLAAAGDPHAVPFSVPMRGRAGYDFSFSGLKTAAVRFRDEGHAPADIAAGFQRVAVASLVGTLERAAQDTGLRRVVVAGGVAANRALRAALAATGLEVHLPPPGLTSDNGAMIALAAARRWARERRADSLTVSAEPYWPLGEAV; encoded by the coding sequence GTGCTCGTGCTCGGCATCGAAACCAGCTGCGACGACACCGGGGTGGGGCTGGTGCAGGACGGCCGGGTCCGCGTGAACCTGGTGGCGTCGCAAACCCTGTTGCACGCCGAATACGGCGGGGTGGTGCCCGAGCTGGCCAGCCGGGAGCACGCGCAGGTGCTCGACCGGCTCGTGGCCCGCGCCCTGGACGAGGCCGGGGTTCGGCCCCGGGACCTGGACCTGGTGGCCGCCACCCGCGGCCCCGGCCTGGTCGGCCCGCTGCTCGTGGGGCTGGGCTACGCCAAGGGGCTGGCCTGGTCGCTGGAGAGGCCCTTCCTGGGCGTGCACCACCTGGAAGGCCACCTGCACGGTGCCCTCGCCGAGGCGCCGGTGGAACCGCCCTTTCTTGTCCTGATCGCCTCCGGAGGCCACACCCACCTCTACCGCGTGGAGGCGTGGGGGCGCTACGAGCTGCTCGGCGCGACCCGCGACGACGCTGCGGGCGAGGCCTTCGACAAGGTCGCCCGCACGCTGGGCCTCGGCTACCCCGGCGGGCCCGAGATAGAGCGGCTGGCCGCAGCGGGCGACCCGCACGCGGTGCCCTTCAGCGTGCCCATGCGCGGACGCGCGGGCTACGACTTCAGCTTCTCCGGGCTCAAGACCGCCGCGGTGCGGTTCAGGGACGAAGGCCACGCGCCCGCCGACATCGCCGCCGGCTTCCAGCGGGTGGCCGTGGCCTCGCTGGTGGGCACCCTCGAGCGCGCGGCGCAGGACACCGGCCTCCGCCGGGTCGTGGTGGCCGGGGGCGTGGCCGCCAACCGGGCCCTGCGCGCGGCGCTCGCGGCCACCGGCCTCGAAGTGCACCTGCCCCCGCCGGGCCTGACCTCCGACAACGGCGCCATGATCGCCCTGGCCGCCGCCCGCCGCTGGGCGCGCGAACGGCGCGCCGATTCCCTCACGGTTTCCGCCGAGCCCTACTGGCCCCTGGGCGAGGCGGTCTAG
- a CDS encoding alpha/beta hydrolase: MARVELEGHEGHRFFLVVEGDPRGEPVAVVFPGLRYSPARPLLHYTTKLLRARGWAVVEAWYDYDRPEFLTAAEAERHSWITADAAAVWRWVRGHARPRLLVGKSIGTLAMAFLMRDARDAAAAKVWLTPLLRADDVLRAIAEDAAPGLLVAGGADPATPPELLDGLERPSLHTLVLPGAGHGLEVNEPLPSLDLMRDYLQSLDAFLGAL; this comes from the coding sequence GTGGCGCGCGTAGAGCTGGAAGGGCACGAAGGGCACCGCTTCTTCCTGGTGGTCGAGGGCGATCCCCGCGGGGAACCCGTGGCCGTGGTCTTCCCCGGCCTGCGCTACTCCCCCGCGCGGCCCCTGCTGCACTACACCACCAAGCTGCTGCGCGCCCGAGGGTGGGCGGTCGTCGAGGCCTGGTACGACTACGACCGTCCCGAGTTCCTCACCGCCGCCGAAGCCGAACGCCACTCCTGGATCACCGCCGACGCCGCGGCGGTGTGGCGCTGGGTGCGCGGGCACGCCCGGCCGCGCCTGCTGGTGGGCAAATCGATCGGCACGCTGGCCATGGCCTTCCTCATGCGCGACGCCCGCGACGCCGCGGCGGCCAAGGTTTGGCTCACCCCGCTGCTCCGCGCGGACGACGTGCTCCGCGCCATCGCGGAAGACGCCGCCCCCGGCCTGCTCGTGGCCGGCGGCGCCGACCCGGCCACCCCGCCCGAGCTCCTGGACGGGCTGGAGCGTCCGAGCCTGCACACCCTCGTGCTGCCGGGCGCAGGCCACGGGCTCGAGGTGAACGAACCGCTCCCCTCGCTTGACCTCATGCGGGACTACCTGCAGTCCCTCGACGCGTTCCTGGGCGCCCTATGA
- a CDS encoding delta(1)-pyrroline-2-carboxylate reductase family protein: MKILSATTTAALLPYEALAGTLARVVLDARAGRAVAPERTVHPLPEGSTLLLMPAWDERLGVLKRVSVHPANPERGLAQVQAEVLVFDVRTGEAKLLLDGAVVTARRTAALSLLAVQRLAAKPPERVLVLGAGTQARAHLEALSTLRPGRVFVYNRTFSRAAELAAHGRKLGLAMQTVPFPDKVASEVDLIVSATSSAAPVVPEEVADDALIVAVGAFTPRMAELPATLVKRSRVFVDTLPGARAEAGDLLQAGVDWAQVRTLGDALEEGPPVGGPVVFKSVGSALWDLAAARLIYGT; this comes from the coding sequence ATGAAGATCCTCTCCGCCACCACGACCGCCGCCTTGCTCCCCTACGAGGCCCTCGCCGGCACCCTGGCCCGGGTCGTCCTCGACGCCCGCGCGGGTCGGGCGGTCGCGCCCGAACGCACGGTGCACCCGCTGCCCGAAGGAAGCACGCTGCTCCTCATGCCCGCCTGGGACGAACGCCTGGGCGTGCTCAAACGCGTCAGCGTCCACCCCGCCAACCCCGAACGCGGGCTCGCTCAGGTGCAGGCCGAGGTGCTCGTCTTCGACGTCCGCACCGGGGAGGCCAAGCTGCTGCTCGACGGGGCCGTCGTTACCGCCCGGCGGACGGCCGCCCTCTCGCTGCTGGCCGTTCAGAGGCTCGCCGCGAAACCGCCCGAACGGGTGCTCGTCCTGGGCGCCGGCACGCAGGCGCGGGCCCACCTCGAAGCGCTCTCGACGCTCCGCCCCGGGCGCGTCTTCGTCTACAACCGCACCTTCTCGCGAGCGGCCGAGCTGGCCGCGCACGGGCGCAAGCTGGGCCTCGCCATGCAGACCGTCCCCTTCCCCGACAAGGTCGCGTCCGAGGTCGACCTGATCGTCAGCGCCACGAGCAGCGCCGCGCCGGTGGTGCCGGAAGAGGTCGCCGACGACGCGCTGATCGTCGCCGTCGGCGCCTTCACCCCGCGCATGGCCGAGTTGCCGGCGACGCTGGTGAAGCGTTCGCGCGTCTTCGTGGACACCCTGCCCGGAGCGCGCGCCGAGGCCGGCGACCTGCTGCAGGCCGGTGTGGACTGGGCGCAGGTGCGCACCCTGGGGGACGCGCTCGAAGAGGGTCCGCCCGTGGGCGGACCGGTGGTGTTCAAGAGCGTCGGTTCGGCGCTATGGGATCTGGCGGCGGCGCGGCTGATCTACGGAACGTAG
- a CDS encoding DUF3084 domain-containing protein, with product MSLWTLLVNLLLIAAVVAYVGDVVGRRVGRRHLRLFGLRPRTTALVVAVFTGVVIALLAFAAFFFLASDARKTILEAEKVREERDQLRSEVERLGGHVSDLEARAARALGESERLERELKAKADALKLAEEEIRKLQGEKELLRQAVEETRKQLEEREVELGRVRAEVERIGSEREALEREFDALQQGQILLLDDLEKLRQAEADAIQRAEAAQAKTREAEAAAAQAEARVRAIQKEIAALEKERQQLLGDITTLDAERKALEEQRDALRLANRRLQDQLAAANQQVFDLKQELLRLEQERSSTERGLEVLRRQLSDSLKDTVLSELVWSTGPLQQALDQAVHLAEVQVRVEGFRGVLVPEDLNSEGWRAPGVIQARAEGVTPDGKVLLQLRFVPKELRFRIGQVIALRELPPPRLQPERVRRSLEDLRETAFERLLKAGVLPERVAAAGLSGAVLADFQAQIRDEVGNVVVAVVAADDVWTTEVPRLLYQVLYVP from the coding sequence ATGAGCCTCTGGACGCTGCTCGTCAACCTGCTGCTCATCGCAGCCGTCGTCGCCTACGTGGGCGACGTGGTGGGCCGCCGGGTGGGACGCCGCCACCTGCGCCTCTTCGGCCTGCGTCCGCGCACCACCGCGCTGGTCGTGGCCGTTTTTACCGGCGTGGTCATCGCCCTGCTGGCGTTCGCGGCTTTCTTCTTCCTGGCCAGCGACGCGCGCAAGACGATCCTCGAGGCGGAGAAGGTGCGCGAGGAGCGGGACCAGCTGCGGTCCGAGGTCGAACGTCTGGGCGGGCACGTAAGCGACCTGGAGGCGCGCGCCGCCCGGGCGCTGGGGGAGAGCGAGCGCCTGGAGCGGGAGCTGAAGGCCAAGGCCGACGCCCTCAAGCTGGCCGAAGAAGAAATCCGCAAGCTGCAGGGCGAGAAGGAGCTGCTGCGGCAGGCGGTCGAGGAAACCCGCAAACAGCTCGAAGAGCGCGAGGTGGAGCTGGGGCGGGTGCGCGCCGAGGTGGAGCGGATCGGATCCGAGCGCGAGGCGCTCGAGCGCGAGTTCGACGCCCTCCAGCAGGGCCAGATCCTTTTGCTGGACGACCTCGAGAAGCTGCGCCAGGCCGAGGCCGACGCGATCCAGCGGGCTGAGGCGGCCCAGGCCAAGACCCGCGAAGCCGAGGCGGCCGCGGCCCAGGCCGAGGCGCGGGTGCGCGCCATCCAGAAGGAGATCGCGGCGCTGGAAAAGGAGCGCCAGCAGCTCTTGGGCGACATCACCACCCTTGACGCCGAGCGCAAGGCGCTCGAGGAGCAGCGCGACGCCTTGCGGCTGGCCAACCGCCGCCTGCAGGACCAGCTGGCGGCGGCGAACCAGCAGGTCTTCGACCTCAAGCAGGAGCTGCTGCGGCTCGAGCAGGAACGCAGCTCGACGGAGCGGGGGTTGGAGGTGCTGCGGCGGCAGCTGAGCGACAGCCTCAAGGACACGGTGCTTTCCGAACTGGTGTGGTCGACGGGGCCCCTGCAGCAGGCCCTTGACCAGGCGGTGCACCTGGCCGAGGTGCAGGTTCGGGTGGAGGGTTTTCGCGGCGTCCTCGTTCCCGAGGACCTCAACAGCGAGGGGTGGCGCGCCCCCGGCGTCATCCAGGCCCGCGCCGAAGGGGTGACGCCCGACGGCAAGGTGCTGTTGCAGCTGCGCTTCGTGCCCAAGGAGCTGCGCTTCCGCATCGGGCAGGTCATCGCCCTGCGGGAGCTCCCGCCCCCGCGCCTGCAGCCGGAGCGCGTCCGCAGGAGCCTGGAGGACCTGCGCGAAACCGCCTTCGAGCGCCTGCTCAAGGCCGGGGTTTTGCCCGAACGGGTGGCCGCCGCGGGGCTTTCGGGTGCGGTCCTCGCCGACTTCCAGGCCCAGATTCGCGACGAGGTAGGCAACGTCGTGGTTGCCGTGGTGGCGGCCGACGACGTCTGGACCACCGAGGTGCCGCGGTTGCTCTACCAGGTGCTCTACGTTCCGTAG
- the rpoD gene encoding RNA polymerase sigma factor RpoD, producing the protein MSKKKTEEKAVAVLDEAPKKAAPKGGAKKKTAAKAAPKSKKSAAAKKAATTASKPSRSKKAKTASPEEAPAPAEAAAIEPGAEPEVLEPILDEEEVVAEAAVEAPIEEEVIAKPEEPVTIATRVSTSDPVRQYLHEIGQVPLLTLEEEIDLARRVEEGEAAVERLAEFTGLEADLIKKVIRAQVRHGGRVPHIPGYEAERVDEDTIQAVDARLRALPKPQKRYLHIARDGEIARQHLIEANLRLVVSIAKKYTGRGLSFLDLIQEGNQGLIRAVEKFEYKRRYKFSTYATWWIRQAINRAIADQARTIRIPVHMVETINKLTRTARQLQQELGREATYAEIADAMGPGWDAKKVEETFKIAQEPVSLETPIGDEKDSFYGDFIPDEHLASPVDSAAQSLLSEELEKALSKLSEREAMVLKLRKGLIDGREHTLEEVGAYFGVTRERIRQIENKALRKLKYHESRTRKLRDFLD; encoded by the coding sequence TTGAGCAAGAAGAAAACCGAGGAAAAGGCCGTTGCCGTGCTGGACGAGGCGCCCAAGAAGGCTGCGCCCAAGGGCGGCGCGAAGAAGAAGACCGCCGCGAAGGCGGCCCCCAAATCCAAGAAGTCCGCGGCCGCGAAGAAGGCCGCCACGACCGCCTCCAAGCCGTCCCGAAGCAAGAAAGCCAAGACCGCCTCCCCCGAGGAGGCACCGGCGCCGGCCGAGGCCGCCGCCATCGAACCGGGCGCCGAGCCGGAAGTGCTCGAGCCCATCCTCGACGAGGAGGAAGTGGTGGCGGAGGCCGCCGTCGAAGCGCCCATCGAAGAAGAAGTGATCGCCAAACCTGAAGAACCCGTAACCATCGCGACCCGGGTTTCCACCTCGGACCCGGTTCGGCAGTACCTGCACGAGATCGGGCAGGTGCCGCTCTTGACGCTGGAAGAAGAGATCGACCTGGCGCGCCGCGTCGAAGAAGGCGAAGCCGCCGTGGAGCGGCTGGCCGAGTTCACCGGCCTGGAAGCCGACCTGATCAAGAAGGTCATCCGCGCCCAGGTGCGCCACGGCGGCCGCGTTCCCCACATCCCCGGATACGAGGCCGAGCGCGTGGACGAGGACACCATCCAGGCGGTGGACGCCCGCCTGCGCGCGCTGCCCAAGCCGCAGAAGCGTTACCTGCACATCGCCCGCGACGGCGAGATCGCCCGCCAGCACCTGATCGAGGCCAACCTGCGGCTCGTCGTCTCCATCGCCAAGAAGTACACCGGCCGCGGGCTGTCCTTCCTCGACCTCATCCAGGAAGGCAACCAGGGGCTGATCCGCGCCGTCGAGAAGTTCGAGTACAAGCGGCGCTACAAGTTCTCCACCTACGCCACCTGGTGGATCCGCCAGGCCATCAACCGCGCCATCGCCGACCAGGCCCGCACCATCCGCATTCCGGTGCACATGGTGGAGACGATCAACAAGCTCACCCGCACCGCCCGCCAGCTGCAGCAGGAGCTGGGGCGCGAGGCCACCTACGCCGAGATCGCCGACGCCATGGGCCCCGGCTGGGATGCCAAGAAGGTGGAGGAAACCTTCAAGATCGCCCAGGAACCCGTCAGCCTGGAGACGCCGATCGGCGACGAGAAGGACTCGTTCTACGGCGACTTCATCCCCGACGAGCACCTGGCCAGCCCCGTGGACTCGGCCGCCCAGAGTCTGCTCTCGGAGGAGCTGGAGAAGGCGCTCTCCAAGCTCTCCGAGCGCGAGGCCATGGTGCTGAAGCTGCGCAAGGGGCTGATCGACGGCCGCGAACACACCCTCGAGGAGGTGGGCGCCTACTTCGGCGTCACCCGTGAGCGCATCCGCCAGATCGAGAACAAGGCGCTGCGCAAGCTCAAGTACCACGAGTCCCGCACCCGCAAGCTGCGCGACTTCCTCGACTAA
- the lptB gene encoding LPS export ABC transporter ATP-binding protein — protein METALSPEVEYAQQARLSAQGLRKRYGRRDVVRGVDLVLGRGEIVALFGPNGAGKTTTFYMLVGFVRPNGGRILLRGEDVTRLPMHKRARLGLGYLPQEPSAFRRMTVLENLLAILEHQPLPKKERHDTALGLLEEFHIDHLKDKYAYTLSGGERRRLEIARALTTNPDFILLDEPFTGVDPKNVGDIQTLIQELRAKRGLGVFITDHSVRETLAITDRVYLMYDGQVVFHGSPDEFARDTGARNYYLGEDFEL, from the coding sequence ATGGAAACGGCTCTTTCCCCCGAGGTGGAATACGCCCAGCAGGCGCGCCTTTCGGCCCAGGGTTTGCGCAAGCGGTACGGGCGGCGGGACGTGGTTCGGGGCGTGGACCTGGTTCTCGGGCGCGGGGAGATCGTCGCCCTCTTCGGCCCCAACGGGGCGGGCAAGACGACCACCTTCTACATGCTCGTCGGTTTCGTGCGCCCCAACGGCGGGCGGATCCTGCTGCGCGGAGAGGACGTGACCCGTCTGCCCATGCACAAGCGGGCGCGGCTGGGGTTGGGTTACCTGCCTCAGGAACCCTCGGCGTTCCGGCGCATGACCGTGCTCGAAAACCTGCTGGCCATCCTCGAGCACCAACCCCTCCCCAAGAAGGAGCGGCACGACACCGCGCTGGGGCTGCTCGAGGAGTTCCACATCGACCACCTCAAGGACAAGTACGCCTACACGCTCTCGGGGGGCGAGCGGCGGCGGCTCGAGATCGCCCGGGCCCTCACCACCAACCCCGACTTCATCCTCCTCGACGAGCCCTTCACCGGCGTCGACCCCAAGAACGTGGGCGACATCCAGACCCTGATCCAGGAACTGCGCGCCAAACGCGGCCTTGGGGTCTTCATCACCGACCACTCGGTGCGCGAAACGCTGGCCATCACCGATCGGGTCTACCTGATGTACGACGGCCAGGTCGTCTTCCACGGCAGCCCCGACGAGTTCGCACGCGACACGGGCGCCCGCAACTACTACCTGGGCGAGGACTTCGAGCTCTAG